A region of Hoplias malabaricus isolate fHopMal1 chromosome 12, fHopMal1.hap1, whole genome shotgun sequence DNA encodes the following proteins:
- the coa5 gene encoding cytochrome c oxidase assembly factor 5, translating into MPKYYEDKEEEGGACAGVREDFKACLLQHDCVVKEGKKPSECLKEGYCKHLQLTFFECKRSLLDTRSRFRGRKGY; encoded by the exons ATGCCAAAATACTACGAGGATAAAGAGGAAGAAGGCGGTGCTTGTGCTGGAGTCAGAGAGGATTTTAAAGCATGTCTGCTCCAACACGATTGCGTTGTGAAG GAAGGAAAGAAGCCGAGTGAGTGTTTAAAGGAGGGCTATTGCAAACACTTGCAGTTGACTTTCTTCGAATGCAAAAGGTCATTG CTGGACACACGATCTCGATTCAGGGGCAGAAAAGGCTACTGA
- the mgat4a gene encoding alpha-1,3-mannosyl-glycoprotein 4-beta-N-acetylglucosaminyltransferase A codes for MRLRNGTVATAVIFFTSLLSLSWYTAWQNGKEKLVAYQREFHALQERLRVAEHRTLQRSSELNNILEQFRRAIAETNSSKDALSNFSDETQKLLKELAHRKPLQVPNIYHHLPHLLNNEGSLHPAVQVGQGRTGVTMVMGIPTVKRKVKSYLSETLHSLIDKLSPEEKLDCVIIVFIGETDIDYVHSVVTSLEKEFSTELNSGLLEIISPPASYYPDLNNLKETFGDSKERVKWRTKQNLDYSFLMMYAVAKGVYYVQLEDDIVAKPNYFATMKNFALQLASEDWMILEFSQLGFIGKMFQAPDLNLIVEFIFMFYKEKPIDWLLDHILWVKVCNPEKDAKHCERQKSSLRIRFRPSLFQHVGLHSSLAGKIQKLTDKDFLKPLLHKIHVNPPAEVSTSLKVYQGHTLEKTYMGEDFFWAITPMAGDYVLFKFDRPVNIEKFLFRSGNQEHPGDKIENTTVEILPFSDKTLKTKEKYKRTDDHFYRIAEFEKGVAESTVEPVFNPVAAVRLTVLKDSAVWAIISEIHIKRVAG; via the exons AGAAGTTGGTAGCTTATCAGCGGGAGTTTCATGCTCTGCAGGAGCGGCTGCGTGTGGCAGAGCACCGCACCCTGCAACGCTCCTCTGAGCTGAACAACATCCTTGAACAGTTCCGCCGTGCCATCGCAGAAACCAACAGCAGCAAAGATGCTCTCTCAAACTTCTCAG ATGAGACCCAGAAGCTGTTGAAGGAGCTGGCTCACAGGAAGCCTCTCCAAGTGCCAAATATCTACCACCACTTACCACATCTGCTCAATAATGAGGGCAGCCTTCACCCTGCTGTTCAGGTTGGCCAGGGACGCACTGGAG TTACCATGGTAATGGGAATTCCTACTGTGAAACGGAAAGTAAAATCGTACCTGTCTGAGACATTGCATTCTCTAATTGATAAACTTTCACCTGAAGAGAAGCTTGACTGTGTGATTATTGTCTTCATAGGGGAG ACAGATATTGATTATGTACATAGTGTGGTCACAAGCcttgagaaaga ATTTTCCacagaactgaattcaggacTGTTGGAGATTATCTCTCCTCCTGCCAGTTACTATCCAGACCTCAATAATCTGAAGGAGACTTTTGGAGACTCTAAAGAGAGAGTGAA GTGGCGAACAAAGCAGAACTTGGATTATTCCTTTCTCATGATGTATGCAGTCGCTAAAGGGGTTTATTATGTGCAG TTGGAGGATGATATTGTGGCAAAGCCCAACTACTTTGCTACTATGAAGAACTTTGCCCTACAGCTTGCCTCTGAAGACTGGATGATCCTGGAATTTTCCCAACTAGGATTCATTG gTAAGATGTTCCAGGCTCCTGATCTGAATCTGATAGTGGAGTTCATATTTATGTTCTACAAGGAGAAGCCTATAGACTGGTTGTTGGACCACATTCTGTGGGTGAAAGTTTGCAATCCAGAGAAAGATGCT AAACACTGTGAGAGACAAAAGTCCAGTCTTCGGATCCGCTTCAGACCCTCTTTATTTCAGCACGTGGGCCTACATTCATCCCTGGCAGGAAAAATCCAGAAACTGACG GATAAGGACTTCCTGAAGCCACTACTGCATAAAATCCATGTGAACCCACCTGCAGAGGTGTCTACGTCCCTTAAGGTCTACCAGGGTCACACACTGGAGAAAACTTACATGGGAGAAGATTTCTTCTGGGCCATTACCCCCATGGCAGGAGATTATGTGCTCTTCAAATTTGACCGACCAGTCAACATTGAGAA GTTCCTGTTCCGCAGTGGTAACCAGGAGCACCCAGGAGACAAAATTGAAAACACTACAGTTGAGATTTTGCCCTTCTCG GACAAAACACTGAAGACCAAAGAGAAATATAAACGTACAGATGACCATTTCTACAGAATTG CTGAGTTTGAGAAAGGAGTGGCTGAAAGCACAGTTGAACCTGTCTTTAACCCAGTGGCTGCTGTACGTTTAACTGTCTTGAAGGACTCTGCTGTGTGGGCTATTATTAGTGAG ATCCACATAAAGAGAGTTGCTGGATAA